From a single Sparus aurata chromosome 13, fSpaAur1.1, whole genome shotgun sequence genomic region:
- the prr7 gene encoding proline-rich protein 7 encodes MVMSQGTYTFLACFAGFWLVWAVVVMLCCFCSFLQRRLKRRHEERLREQCLRTVEMEPLSCPPSGYPPLPPPPPPPPQAPPTQLPREPPQFCPPPTLAPPVPLPVPHPMPEANWVSMPDTDIFGKPPCYEDAVMMEDPPPPYSEVLADPRGGTYLKPAPLRAAHPPPLPPPREYQDPAPVFRSETSKPPVMTVFPERGYSSLIRLPSSQRWDSLGHLLSNMDLNHNNLTPPGPRSVQAAAAMATMPRREPRTHGLQGGIQGLRGSIQGFHGGIQGLQGGIQGLQGGIQGFQGGLQGLQGVHGLRGLEPSCGLPTAFPLLGRSTAV; translated from the exons ATGGTGATGTCACAGGGCACCTACACCTTCCTGGCCTGTTTCGCCGGCTTCTGGTTGGTCTGGGCCGTCGTCGTCAtgctctgctgcttctgcagcttCCTGCAGCGCCGGCTGAAGCGCCGCCACGAGGAGAGGCTGAGGGAGCAGTGTCTGCGGACCGTCGAGATGGAGCCGCTCAGCTGTCCCCCCTCAGGAtaccctcctctccctcctcctccgccgccACCACCTCAAGCTCCACCCACACAGCTGCCCAGGGAGCCGCCGCAGTTCTGCCCTCCTCCGACGCTGGCGCCGCCGGTCCCTCTGCCGGTTCCTCATCCCATGCCAGAGGCGAACTGGGTCAGCATGCCAG ACACAGATATATTCGGAAAGCCGCCCTGCTACGAGGACGCCGTCATGATGGAGGACCCTCCTCCGCCCTACAGCGAGGTCCTGGCCGACCCTCGGGGGGGCACCTACCTGAAGCCCGCCCCGCTCCGAGCCGCACACCCACCGCCACTTCCTCCTCCGAGGGAATACCAGGATCCTGCTCCTGTCTTCAGATCTGAGACCAGCAAGCCTCCTGTGATGACTGTATTCCCGGAGCGAGGCTACTCCTCCCTCATACGGCTGCCTTCGTCCCAGCGCTGGGACTCTCTGGGCCATCTGCTGTCCAACATGGACCTGAACCACAACAACCTCACGCCGCCGGGGCCCCGCTCCGTCCAGGCCGCCGCCGCGATGGCGACCATGCCGCGCCGGGAGCCGAGGACTCATGGACTACAGGGAGGCATACAGGGACTCCGAGGAAGCATACAAGGATTTCATGGAGGGATTCAAGGACTCCAAGGGGGGATTCAAGGATTACAAGGGGGGATTCAAGGGTTTCAAGGAGGGTTACAGGGGCTTCAGGGGGTCCATGGACTGAGGGGACTTGAGCCCAGCTGTGGCCTCCCGACAGCCTTTCCCCTGCTGGGTCGGAGCACCGCCGTCTAG